A single region of the Microbulbifer sp. MKSA007 genome encodes:
- a CDS encoding antibiotic biosynthesis monooxygenase: MTEAKLAIVALIDAKADKADEVKALLTSAQPLAVEEQGTLSWYAVQINTTRFAIFDTFSDEDGLTAHLNGKIAAALLGKADELLASEPQIMTADILASKV, encoded by the coding sequence ATGACTGAAGCTAAGCTGGCCATCGTGGCACTGATCGACGCCAAAGCGGATAAGGCTGATGAGGTAAAGGCGCTGCTTACCTCAGCCCAACCGCTCGCTGTGGAAGAGCAAGGAACCCTGAGCTGGTATGCCGTACAAATCAACACTACGCGATTTGCTATTTTCGACACGTTTAGCGATGAAGACGGCTTGACTGCACATCTTAACGGCAAGATCGCTGCAGCATTGCTTGGCAAAGCGGATGAACTGCTCGCATCAGAACCACAAATTATGACTGCGGATATTCTCGCATCTAAAGTCTAA
- a CDS encoding helix-turn-helix domain-containing protein, which yields MAQIVILSMPGVLPSALAGVQDMFALGGLRLSESQHSLNPAYQQSWSPEILVASSDGADIIDGQGRYFAVSHGVSQISSCEAVIVPGFMPNQFGVPPEKLLDQPTCEWLRTQYRRGAIIAGSCSGVLALGEAGLLNGRQCTTTWWLHNELKSRFSNACPLWASGLLVDQNIVTAGGPLSWVDVTLQVIKMLAGDEVATKVADLAVVDSHPRSQTLHVPKGYQVSKEQFLVDAENVVRQYFGQQLSSQLLAKELSISERTLHRRLKQLTGQAPKQFIDSVRMEYARSLLLNPANKVSSVAQELGYSDDAVFRRVFKLHVGMSPSQFRQKYQKS from the coding sequence ATGGCCCAGATAGTCATCTTATCTATGCCGGGAGTTTTGCCGTCGGCTCTGGCCGGCGTTCAAGATATGTTTGCCCTGGGTGGCCTCCGCTTATCTGAAAGCCAGCACTCCCTGAACCCTGCCTATCAACAGTCCTGGTCCCCCGAAATCCTGGTCGCCAGTTCTGATGGCGCCGACATTATAGACGGGCAGGGCAGGTACTTTGCTGTAAGTCATGGGGTATCACAAATATCCAGTTGCGAAGCCGTGATAGTCCCCGGATTTATGCCCAACCAGTTTGGTGTGCCTCCTGAAAAGTTACTGGACCAGCCGACTTGCGAATGGTTGCGAACCCAATATAGGCGCGGGGCAATTATCGCGGGTTCTTGTAGTGGCGTTTTGGCGCTGGGTGAAGCGGGTCTGTTAAATGGACGACAATGCACAACCACCTGGTGGTTACACAATGAGTTGAAATCCCGCTTTAGCAATGCCTGCCCGCTATGGGCCAGTGGGTTATTAGTAGATCAAAATATTGTGACAGCGGGTGGTCCTTTATCTTGGGTGGATGTGACTCTACAAGTGATCAAGATGCTAGCTGGCGATGAAGTCGCTACCAAAGTGGCTGATCTTGCCGTTGTGGATTCCCACCCGCGTTCGCAAACTTTGCATGTACCAAAAGGCTACCAGGTATCAAAAGAGCAGTTTCTGGTAGATGCAGAGAATGTGGTTCGGCAATATTTCGGTCAACAGTTAAGCAGCCAGTTATTGGCAAAAGAACTGTCGATATCTGAGCGAACATTACACCGGCGTCTAAAACAATTAACAGGCCAAGCGCCTAAGCAATTCATTGATAGCGTCCGTATGGAATACGCACGCAGCCTTTTACTAAATCCAGCCAATAAAGTTTCTAGTGTTGCGCAAGAGTTAGGCTATTCCGATGATGCAGTATTCCGACGTGTGTTCAAGTTGCATGTGGGGATGAGTCCCAGTCAATTTAGGCAGAAATACCAGAAAAGCTGA
- a CDS encoding DJ-1/PfpI family protein, with the protein MPKILIPVADGNEDIETIAIYDILSRTDAELALASIMPSRRITTLRNLVIEAPCSIEDCLDSTWDLIALPGGKEGAEQMHNSAPLIKLIREQVESGRWLGAICTAPVIVLGRQGLITNFKATCYKTFRGELSQYVKETSDQRVVVDRNLVTSQSPGTAIEFAFELVTCLFGKELSQEIAQTVNVYLPPN; encoded by the coding sequence GTGCCTAAAATACTGATTCCCGTCGCCGATGGTAACGAGGATATCGAAACCATTGCCATCTACGATATTTTGAGCCGAACGGATGCAGAGCTTGCCTTAGCATCGATTATGCCAAGTAGGCGTATAACTACCCTGCGTAACCTTGTTATTGAAGCCCCCTGCTCCATAGAGGATTGTTTGGACTCTACGTGGGATCTAATAGCTCTGCCAGGCGGCAAGGAAGGTGCCGAGCAAATGCATAACTCGGCCCCCCTAATAAAGCTCATCCGAGAGCAAGTTGAGTCGGGCCGCTGGCTAGGGGCAATTTGCACTGCTCCCGTAATCGTTCTTGGTCGGCAAGGGTTAATTACCAATTTCAAGGCCACTTGCTACAAGACTTTTCGCGGTGAACTTAGTCAGTATGTAAAGGAAACTAGTGATCAGAGAGTGGTTGTCGACCGGAATTTGGTGACCAGCCAATCACCCGGGACCGCTATCGAGTTCGCTTTTGAACTCGTCACCTGCTTATTTGGGAAAGAACTATCGCAGGAGATTGCACAGACGGTGAATGTCTATCTACCGCCAAATTAG
- a CDS encoding IS3 family transposase (programmed frameshift) — MTTKGTRRHFKPEFKKDAVALVSEQGYSISKAAEVVGTTANNLRRWIKELKQEEDGVRLDVGERAELERLRRENKQLRMEKEIPKKGQRLLCERNEIKYSFIEKQQGSFPVRVLCRVMQVSKTGYYDWCCRGNSSIDAQTWQLCHRLKALFAESRQSLGSRRLMKLLRKEGFEVGRYRVRKLMKKLGLAVKRKKRFTLTTDSKHHLPVAENLLNREFSPSAKNQVWTTDITYIWTSQGWLYLAVVIDLYSRRIIGWHLDRKMETALVTRALMMAVNLRSPPKGLLHHSDRGSQYASHTYQTLLSQHGMVCSMSRKGNCWDNAPTERFFSSLKREWVTGNLYPTREDAVADVRAYIAYYNSRRIHTTLGDLAPIEFEKCA, encoded by the exons ATGACAACAAAAGGTACACGTCGGCATTTCAAGCCGGAATTTAAGAAAGACGCCGTAGCGCTAGTCTCTGAGCAAGGGTATTCAATTTCTAAAGCAGCAGAGGTTGTAGGAACAACAGCCAATAACCTGCGACGCTGGATAAAGGAACTGAAGCAGGAAGAAGACGGTGTGAGGTTGGATGTAGGTGAGCGCGCAGAATTAGAGCGATTACGACGTGAAAATAAGCAGTTGCGGATGGAGAAAGAAATCC CTAAAAAAGGCCAGCGCCTTCTTTGCGAAAGAAATGAAATAAAGTACAGCTTTATTGAAAAACAGCAAGGCAGCTTTCCTGTTAGGGTGCTCTGCCGGGTAATGCAAGTAAGTAAAACTGGTTATTACGATTGGTGTTGCCGTGGTAATAGCTCAATAGATGCTCAAACATGGCAACTATGCCATCGTTTGAAGGCCCTATTTGCAGAATCTAGACAGAGCCTGGGAAGTCGTCGGTTAATGAAGCTGTTACGTAAAGAAGGCTTTGAAGTCGGGCGCTATCGAGTCCGCAAGCTCATGAAAAAGCTAGGCTTGGCAGTAAAGCGTAAGAAGCGATTTACACTGACGACAGACAGTAAACATCACCTGCCGGTCGCAGAGAACCTTCTGAATAGGGAGTTCTCACCGAGCGCTAAAAATCAAGTTTGGACGACTGATATTACATATATTTGGACTTCGCAGGGCTGGTTGTACTTGGCGGTAGTGATTGATCTCTATTCGCGCCGGATTATTGGTTGGCATCTAGATCGCAAGATGGAAACGGCCCTGGTAACTCGTGCGTTGATGATGGCTGTCAATTTGCGTTCGCCCCCAAAAGGTCTCCTGCATCACTCTGATCGTGGCAGTCAGTATGCCAGCCATACCTACCAAACGTTATTGAGTCAGCATGGGATGGTGTGTTCAATGAGCCGTAAGGGAAATTGTTGGGACAACGCACCGACTGAACGTTTCTTCAGCAGCCTGAAGCGGGAGTGGGTAACGGGAAACCTTTATCCGACAAGGGAGGATGCGGTAGCAGATGTAAGAGCCTATATTGCTTATTACAACTCACGCAGAATACATACAACACTGGGAGACCTAGCCCCTATCGAATTTGAGAAATGTGCTTAA
- a CDS encoding homocysteine S-methyltransferase family protein, whose amino-acid sequence MQGILSEKLILTEAAILERLRRNKDISLCCHVDHAKLIYSKTGAESLKRIYSEYINLAIDAKLPLLLATPTWRASSERVSLAKAPASINEDAVNFLSNILPKEGNVYVGGLVGCKNDCYKPQQSLTYKESLSYHRWQIDKLGASKADYLMGVTLPAVPEALGIASLMSKHSKPYFISFVIGSDGRLLDGHTIQEAISHIDYQVSPKPSGYFINCSHPSFLDVSSQLPDRLIGIQANASSLTHNELENRKTTHSDSISEWGNLMLHLNQNNGFNILGGCCGTDSRHLEYIINNHN is encoded by the coding sequence ATGCAAGGAATTCTTTCAGAAAAGTTGATTCTTACTGAAGCGGCCATACTCGAAAGACTCAGGCGTAACAAAGATATAAGCCTTTGCTGTCATGTCGATCATGCTAAATTAATCTATAGCAAAACTGGTGCTGAAAGCCTTAAACGAATCTACAGTGAATACATCAACCTTGCAATTGATGCAAAACTCCCTCTTTTGCTTGCAACTCCCACATGGAGGGCCAGCTCAGAGAGAGTTTCTCTAGCCAAGGCGCCTGCGTCTATCAATGAAGACGCAGTTAATTTTCTTTCTAATATCTTGCCAAAAGAAGGAAATGTATATGTAGGGGGCCTAGTCGGCTGTAAAAATGACTGCTACAAACCACAACAAAGCTTAACTTACAAAGAATCTCTTTCTTATCATCGTTGGCAAATTGATAAGCTCGGAGCCTCTAAAGCTGACTACCTTATGGGAGTAACCCTACCAGCTGTACCAGAGGCTCTTGGCATTGCATCTCTAATGTCAAAGCACTCTAAGCCATATTTTATTAGCTTTGTCATTGGCTCAGATGGTCGCCTTTTAGATGGCCATACCATTCAAGAAGCAATTTCACATATTGATTATCAGGTTTCACCTAAACCTTCTGGATACTTTATTAATTGTTCTCATCCTTCTTTTCTAGACGTTTCAAGTCAATTACCTGACAGACTAATCGGCATACAGGCGAATGCTTCATCGCTAACGCACAATGAACTAGAAAACAGAAAAACAACACACTCCGACAGTATATCCGAATGGGGAAATCTTATGCTTCACTTAAATCAGAATAACGGGTTCAATATATTGGGCGGCTGCTGTGGCACTGATTCAAGACACCTGGAATACATAATAAATAATCACAACTAA
- a CDS encoding IS3 family transposase (programmed frameshift), producing MTRSNKPTKTTRKQYSEEYRKDALALALKVGVSVAAKQLGLHPSQIYGWRSKSKLHQSRGDAERELATENARLKRQLAEQAEELAIFKKGRSVLCKEPEMRYAFMQKHRHEFSIKAMAKVLGVSRSGFYNWVSRSADQSKHQQYRMQLDSLVQQRFIASKERSGAPRLTKELASEGSKYNQKTIAASMRRQGLRAKAGRRYKATTYSKHGLPVAPNLLEQNFNAEAPNQKWAGDITYLRTEEGWLYLAVVIDLYSRLIIGWAMSETMTATLVCDALQMALWRRKKPTNVIVHTDRGSQYCSKDYQSLITAYDLRCSMSAKGNCYDNACAETFFHSLKVEAIHGNRFPTRCLMRETVFEYIEIDYNRNRLHSANGYLSPEAFEEQLVA from the exons ATGACAAGATCAAATAAACCAACCAAAACCACTCGTAAACAATACTCAGAGGAGTATAGGAAGGATGCCCTAGCACTGGCGCTCAAGGTCGGGGTAAGCGTTGCCGCTAAACAGCTTGGATTGCATCCTTCCCAGATTTACGGATGGCGAAGTAAGTCTAAGTTACATCAGAGCCGAGGGGATGCGGAGAGAGAGCTGGCCACAGAAAATGCTCGACTTAAGCGGCAGCTGGCTGAGCAGGCAGAGGAGCTGGCGATCT TTAAAAAAGGCCGCAGCGTACTTTGCAAAGAGCCTGAAATGAGGTACGCCTTCATGCAAAAGCACAGGCATGAATTCAGCATCAAAGCGATGGCCAAGGTATTGGGCGTATCTCGCAGTGGCTTTTATAACTGGGTTTCAAGATCGGCTGACCAATCCAAGCACCAGCAGTACCGAATGCAGCTCGATAGCTTGGTACAGCAGCGCTTTATAGCCAGCAAAGAACGTAGCGGCGCCCCTCGTCTGACGAAGGAGTTGGCCAGTGAGGGGAGTAAATATAATCAGAAAACAATTGCTGCCAGCATGCGTCGACAGGGCCTACGGGCTAAAGCAGGCAGGAGGTATAAAGCCACAACCTACTCAAAACATGGTCTGCCAGTAGCTCCAAATTTGCTTGAGCAGAACTTTAATGCTGAAGCGCCGAATCAGAAATGGGCTGGGGATATTACCTACCTACGAACGGAAGAAGGTTGGTTATATCTGGCTGTAGTGATAGACCTATATAGTCGGCTGATTATTGGTTGGGCGATGTCAGAAACGATGACGGCTACATTGGTCTGTGACGCCCTTCAAATGGCTTTATGGCGACGTAAGAAACCTACGAATGTTATCGTGCATACTGACAGGGGAAGCCAGTATTGTTCTAAAGATTATCAATCTTTAATTACAGCGTATGATCTGCGGTGCAGCATGAGCGCCAAAGGTAATTGCTATGATAATGCTTGTGCAGAAACGTTCTTCCACTCACTTAAGGTAGAAGCAATCCATGGTAACCGCTTTCCTACAAGGTGCCTCATGCGAGAAACCGTATTTGAGTATATAGAGATAGACTACAATCGAAATCGCTTACACAGCGCCAATGGCTATCTCAGCCCTGAGGCGTTTGAGGAACAACTAGTCGCTTAG
- the dbpA gene encoding ATP-dependent RNA helicase DbpA yields MTAPFSDLPLNPALLKNLASLNYKSMTEVQAKTLPIILDGKDVIAQAKTGSGKTAAFGLGVLHRLNVSRFRIQSLILCPTRELADQVAQELRRLARAIHNIKILTLCGGMPFGPQIGSLAHGAHIIVGTPGRIEEHLRKGTLSLEHVDTLVFDEADRMLDMGFQDVIDTILAQMPTGRQSLLFSATYPDEIEKLSARVMQKPVMVKIDSAHSDEVIEQRFYRTESFEDRLEMTRRVLLNDKPVNTLVFCNTKRETDEVADDLKQAGFNVLALHGDMEQRQRNETLVRFANGSASILVATDVAARGLDIDKLDAVINFHIAKDPEVHTHRIGRTGRAGERGCAYSFFAEKEGHKLVRMELTQDPLSDPDTPPPASILSEPPFQAPMATLQIDGGKKQKVRPGDILGALTGGDRPINGKDVGKINVLDMTAYVAIKRNVASQALKKLENGKLKGRKFRVRRIRG; encoded by the coding sequence TTGACTGCACCATTTTCCGATCTCCCCCTAAACCCCGCCCTGCTGAAAAACCTGGCGTCACTCAACTATAAATCCATGACCGAGGTTCAGGCCAAAACGCTTCCGATCATTCTTGACGGCAAGGACGTTATCGCCCAGGCAAAAACCGGTTCCGGTAAAACTGCCGCTTTCGGTTTGGGGGTGCTGCATCGGCTCAATGTCAGCCGCTTTCGGATTCAATCGCTGATTCTGTGCCCAACACGGGAATTGGCAGACCAGGTTGCGCAGGAACTGCGCCGATTGGCACGGGCAATTCACAACATTAAGATTCTGACTCTCTGCGGCGGAATGCCTTTCGGCCCTCAAATCGGCTCCCTGGCCCATGGTGCCCATATCATCGTTGGTACTCCAGGACGTATCGAAGAACACCTGCGCAAAGGAACACTCTCCTTAGAGCATGTCGATACGCTGGTCTTTGACGAAGCCGACCGAATGCTCGATATGGGATTCCAGGACGTTATCGATACTATTCTGGCGCAGATGCCAACTGGGCGGCAGTCGTTACTATTCAGCGCTACCTATCCCGATGAAATTGAAAAGCTCAGCGCCCGAGTGATGCAAAAACCGGTGATGGTTAAAATTGACTCTGCGCATAGTGACGAGGTGATCGAACAACGCTTTTACAGAACTGAGAGTTTCGAGGATCGCCTGGAGATGACACGGCGTGTTCTGCTCAATGACAAACCAGTCAATACCCTGGTTTTCTGCAACACCAAACGCGAAACCGATGAGGTGGCCGATGACCTGAAACAGGCTGGCTTCAATGTCCTCGCCCTGCATGGTGATATGGAGCAGCGCCAGCGCAATGAAACCCTGGTTCGATTTGCCAATGGCAGCGCTTCAATTCTGGTGGCCACCGATGTAGCGGCACGCGGTCTTGATATCGACAAGCTGGATGCGGTTATCAACTTTCATATCGCCAAAGACCCGGAAGTGCACACCCACCGCATCGGACGGACCGGCCGTGCCGGTGAACGCGGTTGCGCTTACTCCTTTTTTGCCGAGAAGGAAGGCCACAAACTGGTTCGTATGGAACTAACCCAGGACCCACTATCCGATCCAGATACTCCGCCACCTGCCAGCATATTAAGTGAACCCCCTTTCCAGGCACCGATGGCTACCCTACAAATCGATGGCGGCAAGAAGCAAAAGGTCCGCCCCGGCGATATCCTGGGTGCCCTAACCGGCGGCGATCGTCCGATTAACGGTAAAGATGTTGGCAAGATTAACGTACTGGACATGACCGCCTATGTTGCGATTAAACGCAATGTAGCATCACAAGCACTGAAGAAATTAGAAAACGGCAAGTTGAAAGGACGTAAATTTCGGGTGCGGCGTATTCGAGGCTAA
- a CDS encoding CusA/CzcA family heavy metal efflux RND transporter, with protein sequence MVNSEPKGLIARIIGACAGKPGITLILVAIAALAGYRALTSVPLDAIPDLSDAQVIVMTDWPGRSPDLVEDQITYPLSTAMLGLPKVKYVRGQSFFGLSFVYAIFEDGTDIYWARSRVLEYLNQVADQLPEGVQPKLGPDATGVGWVFQYALVDRSGNNDLQELRALQDFKLRYWLTSVEGVAEVASIGGYEKEYQVQIDPHRLQMFKVPLGKVVEAIRRSNNDTGGRVLEIAGHEHMVRGRGYIRSVDDLEEVVIGVNAAKIPVTLDQVADITLGPAMQRGIAELDGEGQTVGGIVVMRYGENALKVIERVKERIEQIRAGLPEGVELVVTYDRSQLINSAIDNLKSTLIEEMLVVAAVIAIFLLHARSALVAVITLPIAVLLAFIPLSLQGLTANIMSLGGIAVAIGAMVDAAVVMVDNIHKKLAADGDKELSPGEKRTLIVRAMQEVGPSIFFSLIIITVSFLPVFALEATEGRLFKPLAYTKTYSMAFAALLAITLIPALAVLLMRGKIRNRENPISRVLVHTLQPVIHFCVRQRKVVATLAVLALVSVAYPISKLGGEFMPPLNEGSILYMPTALPGMSVTEAGKVLQQMDEELKAFPEVEHVFGKIGRSNSATDPAPLSMVETVITLKPKSEWRPGMTWDDLLAEMDEKLRYPGMPNIWWMPIQTRTEMLATGIRSQLGIKVFGDNLEEIEQTALAIEEALRSDQRTSEQTRSVFAERLTGGYFLDFDIDRARASRHGLNVQDIEDVIAAAAGGLAATQTIEGRERYDVLVRYARDYRDTPEQLEQILVPASDGSQVPLNQLADLDFRTGPPMIRNEDGQLVGLVFVDLKGDIGVADYVNRAKQVVADQVNLIPGQRIAWAGQYQYLERAKSRLQWLVPLTLLAVCFLLYLHRGRLSDTLFVLTAMPMALIGAFWLLYLLDYKLSVAVWVGMIAMAGLAAEMGLLMLHYLSAAGNNSERGNTATVAQAAAGRIRPMLMTSLTLLISLIPVMVSDGTGADVMKRIAAPMVGGTITTLLFVLLVMPGVFYQWKAREGKQS encoded by the coding sequence GTGGTAAATTCTGAACCCAAAGGGCTAATTGCCCGAATTATTGGGGCCTGCGCAGGTAAGCCGGGGATCACTTTGATTCTTGTCGCGATCGCGGCCCTGGCGGGATACCGGGCGCTAACCAGTGTCCCTCTGGATGCGATTCCGGACCTGTCCGACGCCCAGGTAATTGTGATGACAGACTGGCCAGGCCGCAGCCCGGACCTGGTCGAGGATCAAATCACCTACCCGCTTTCCACTGCGATGCTAGGTCTGCCCAAGGTCAAATATGTGCGAGGCCAGAGCTTTTTCGGTCTCAGCTTTGTCTATGCCATCTTTGAAGACGGCACCGATATTTATTGGGCCCGCTCACGGGTTCTCGAATACCTCAACCAGGTAGCCGACCAACTCCCGGAAGGTGTTCAGCCAAAGCTTGGCCCGGATGCCACCGGAGTGGGCTGGGTATTCCAGTACGCACTGGTTGATCGAAGCGGTAACAACGACCTGCAGGAACTGCGCGCGCTACAGGATTTCAAGTTGCGCTATTGGCTCACTTCTGTTGAGGGCGTGGCCGAAGTCGCCTCCATTGGCGGCTACGAAAAGGAGTACCAGGTCCAAATCGACCCCCATCGCTTGCAGATGTTTAAGGTTCCGCTCGGCAAAGTGGTCGAGGCCATTCGCCGCAGTAACAATGACACAGGAGGAAGGGTACTGGAGATCGCAGGCCACGAACATATGGTGCGTGGCCGGGGCTATATACGCAGCGTTGACGATCTCGAAGAGGTGGTGATCGGGGTCAATGCGGCAAAAATTCCGGTGACTTTGGATCAGGTAGCGGATATTACCCTGGGGCCTGCAATGCAGCGCGGTATTGCCGAGCTGGACGGCGAGGGGCAGACCGTAGGTGGCATCGTAGTAATGCGCTACGGTGAAAATGCCCTGAAGGTTATTGAGAGAGTTAAAGAGCGCATCGAGCAAATCCGTGCAGGCCTACCGGAAGGCGTTGAACTGGTAGTGACCTACGATCGCTCACAATTGATTAATAGCGCGATCGACAATCTCAAAAGCACCTTGATTGAAGAGATGCTAGTGGTCGCCGCCGTGATCGCTATTTTCCTACTCCACGCCCGCTCCGCATTGGTAGCCGTAATCACTCTACCGATTGCTGTTTTACTGGCCTTTATTCCACTGTCCCTACAAGGGCTTACCGCCAACATTATGTCACTGGGAGGTATTGCCGTAGCCATCGGTGCCATGGTGGATGCGGCAGTGGTAATGGTGGATAACATCCACAAAAAGCTGGCAGCCGATGGGGATAAGGAGTTGTCTCCAGGCGAGAAAAGAACGCTAATCGTTCGGGCAATGCAGGAAGTCGGACCGAGTATTTTCTTCTCCCTGATTATTATCACGGTTTCATTTCTGCCGGTATTCGCGCTGGAAGCTACCGAAGGCCGCCTGTTCAAACCCCTCGCCTACACCAAAACCTACAGCATGGCTTTCGCCGCCCTATTGGCAATCACCTTGATTCCAGCTCTTGCTGTACTGCTAATGCGCGGCAAAATTCGCAACAGGGAAAATCCGATTTCCCGCGTTTTAGTCCATACACTACAACCAGTGATTCACTTTTGCGTACGGCAACGCAAGGTTGTAGCCACTCTCGCGGTACTAGCTCTGGTTTCTGTGGCTTACCCCATTAGCAAACTAGGTGGTGAATTTATGCCGCCACTCAATGAGGGCAGCATCCTGTATATGCCTACCGCCCTACCCGGCATGTCGGTTACCGAAGCGGGCAAGGTGCTGCAACAAATGGACGAGGAACTGAAAGCCTTCCCAGAAGTAGAGCATGTATTTGGCAAGATTGGCCGCTCCAATAGCGCCACCGATCCTGCACCGCTCTCAATGGTAGAAACCGTTATCACCCTGAAACCTAAAAGTGAGTGGCGTCCCGGCATGACTTGGGACGACCTGCTGGCGGAAATGGATGAAAAGCTGCGCTATCCCGGTATGCCCAATATCTGGTGGATGCCCATCCAAACCCGCACTGAGATGCTCGCCACCGGTATTCGCAGCCAGCTCGGCATCAAAGTGTTTGGGGATAACCTGGAGGAAATCGAACAGACTGCTTTGGCCATCGAAGAAGCACTGCGCAGTGACCAACGCACTTCGGAGCAAACCCGAAGCGTCTTCGCCGAGCGTCTAACCGGCGGTTACTTCCTGGACTTTGATATCGATCGCGCACGGGCTTCCCGCCACGGCTTGAATGTACAGGATATCGAAGATGTGATCGCCGCAGCGGCTGGTGGCCTGGCCGCAACCCAGACCATCGAAGGCCGCGAACGTTACGATGTGTTAGTGCGCTATGCCCGCGACTACCGGGATACTCCTGAACAGCTGGAACAAATCCTGGTCCCCGCCTCTGATGGTTCCCAAGTGCCCCTGAACCAGCTGGCTGATCTGGACTTCCGCACTGGCCCGCCCATGATCCGCAATGAGGATGGGCAGTTGGTGGGCTTGGTATTTGTCGACTTGAAGGGCGATATCGGCGTTGCAGATTATGTTAATCGCGCAAAGCAGGTTGTTGCCGATCAGGTTAATCTGATTCCCGGGCAACGTATCGCCTGGGCCGGCCAATACCAATACCTGGAGCGCGCCAAGTCCCGCCTGCAATGGTTAGTGCCCCTGACCTTGTTGGCTGTGTGCTTCCTCCTGTATCTGCATCGAGGCAGGCTATCCGACACCCTGTTTGTACTCACCGCCATGCCAATGGCACTGATCGGCGCCTTCTGGCTGTTATACCTGCTCGACTACAAACTGAGCGTTGCTGTATGGGTCGGTATGATTGCCATGGCTGGTCTCGCCGCTGAGATGGGGTTGTTAATGCTGCACTACTTATCTGCCGCCGGAAATAACTCTGAGCGCGGCAATACTGCGACTGTTGCCCAAGCGGCAGCTGGCCGTATTCGCCCGATGCTAATGACAAGCCTGACACTGTTAATTTCATTAATACCAGTTATGGTTTCCGATGGCACCGGTGCAGATGTTATGAAACGGATCGCAGCACCAATGGTGGGCGGCACCATAACCACACTGCTGTTTGTATTGTTAGTGATGCCCGGGGTTTTCTATCAATGGAAAGCTCGTGAAGGTAAGCAAAGCTGA